A region of Elusimicrobiota bacterium DNA encodes the following proteins:
- a CDS encoding response regulator transcription factor encodes MPTPKKRVRVLIADDQTLFREGIKDLLENEKIVEVVGEAVDGQDVIRQAKKLKPDVILMDIKLPQIDGIAATRVIRKECPDTNVLILSSYEDEAHVMEAIQAGANGYLSKMLPASELVNALKAFANDGVMIPQQVMGKLLAGLRQMASGEGQGSPVALTKTEIRVLVLLGSGMSNKEIAAKMDCSVKTIKNHLNAVFQKLEVSNRTEAVVKGIEMGLISPQET; translated from the coding sequence ATGCCCACGCCGAAGAAAAGAGTCAGAGTGCTGATCGCCGACGACCAGACGCTGTTCCGCGAAGGGATCAAGGACCTGCTGGAGAACGAGAAGATCGTCGAAGTGGTCGGCGAGGCCGTTGACGGCCAGGACGTCATCCGCCAGGCCAAGAAGCTCAAGCCCGACGTGATCCTCATGGACATCAAGCTTCCCCAGATCGACGGCATCGCGGCCACGCGGGTGATCCGCAAGGAATGCCCGGACACCAACGTCCTCATCCTCTCCAGCTACGAGGACGAGGCCCACGTGATGGAGGCCATCCAGGCCGGCGCCAACGGCTATCTCTCCAAGATGCTGCCCGCCTCCGAGCTGGTCAACGCCCTGAAGGCCTTCGCCAACGACGGCGTGATGATCCCCCAGCAGGTCATGGGCAAGCTCCTCGCCGGGCTGCGCCAGATGGCCTCGGGCGAGGGGCAGGGCTCGCCGGTGGCTCTGACCAAGACCGAGATCCGGGTGCTGGTGCTGCTGGGCTCGGGCATGTCCAACAAGGAGATCGCGGCCAAGATGGACTGCTCGGTCAAGACCATCAAGAACCACTTGAACGCCGTGTTCCAAAAGCTCGAGGTCTCCAACCGCACGGAGGCCGTGGTCAAGGGCATCGAGATGGGGCTCATCTCGCCGCAAGAGACTTGA
- a CDS encoding response regulator, with translation MKGSILIVDDDANMRESINDNLEVEGYEVAQAASGAEALAAVQKRFFDVILMDYNLGDATGIDVIKRIRTVNTESQILMLTAHANLDTAVKAIQESVTDFMAKPVDFDRLKHSIVKAMEKLRLEVENRRLMADLKETNAQLTRLNAMKSKFLSMSSHDLSNSLMTLQVSFEMLTQSITPDADQKKRMVYISNGIGQLARLIEDLVDWACIEQGKFRLEMSFFAPGAMVEEGLLGPQGRAAARGLSLKAQISPGLPMVCGDKRRVMQVLNNLLENAIRHTTKGGEVAVLVSQAGDCVQFAIRDTGEGIAPENLDTIFESFNQAKSQAGGGRLGLGLSIAKEIIGSHKGRIWVESPGLGQGSTFYFTIPIPKSGG, from the coding sequence ATGAAAGGTTCCATCCTGATCGTGGACGACGACGCGAACATGCGCGAGAGCATCAACGACAACCTCGAGGTCGAGGGCTACGAGGTGGCGCAGGCCGCCTCGGGGGCCGAGGCCCTGGCGGCGGTGCAGAAGCGCTTCTTCGACGTCATACTCATGGACTACAACCTCGGCGACGCCACCGGCATCGACGTCATCAAGCGCATCCGGACCGTGAACACCGAGAGCCAGATCCTGATGCTGACCGCGCACGCCAACCTCGACACCGCGGTCAAGGCCATCCAGGAATCGGTCACGGACTTCATGGCCAAGCCCGTGGACTTCGACCGGCTCAAGCACTCCATCGTCAAGGCCATGGAGAAGCTGCGCCTGGAGGTCGAGAACCGCCGCCTCATGGCCGACCTCAAGGAGACCAACGCCCAGCTGACCCGTCTCAATGCGATGAAGTCGAAGTTCCTCTCCATGTCCTCCCACGACCTCTCCAATTCGCTCATGACCCTGCAGGTGAGCTTCGAGATGCTCACCCAGTCCATCACTCCCGACGCGGACCAGAAGAAGCGCATGGTCTATATCTCCAACGGCATCGGCCAGCTCGCCCGGCTCATCGAAGACCTGGTGGATTGGGCCTGCATCGAGCAGGGCAAGTTCCGTCTGGAGATGAGCTTCTTCGCTCCCGGGGCCATGGTGGAGGAGGGGTTGCTCGGGCCCCAGGGGCGGGCCGCGGCGCGCGGCCTGTCTCTGAAGGCGCAGATCTCGCCGGGACTGCCTATGGTCTGCGGCGACAAGCGGCGGGTCATGCAAGTCCTCAACAACCTCCTGGAGAACGCCATCCGGCATACCACGAAGGGCGGTGAGGTGGCGGTCCTGGTGAGCCAGGCCGGCGACTGCGTGCAGTTCGCCATCCGGGACACGGGCGAAGGCATCGCGCCGGAGAACCTCGACACGATCTTCGAGAGCTTCAATCAGGCCAAGAGCCAGGCCGGCGGCGGCCGTCTCGGGCTCGGCCTGTCCATCGCCAAGGAGATCATCGGCAGCCATAAGGGCAGGATCTGGGTCGAGAGCCCGGGCCTGGGCCAGGGGTCCACATTCTATTTCACGATCCCCATACCGAAATCCGGCGGTTGA
- a CDS encoding ATP-binding protein: MPPPARRGKLAYKILFWFLLISLAPMGVVGYHLVGISQASLRKETLAMQESLAVGFADTVYKYVTTFRNVLAETAGIDEFASMNPVKQQQYLNRIMQVHLAVLELSVSSTLGVEQMRTGRFLGSAPEMRSFEGEEFFVEAMRRGQYIGKLERFQGLYPTATIAVAVIDQKAQPAKAVGVLMARVSLNGLSSMLGMEFPATGKSAAAVVDKRDGFLIAHSSPKEVFKPDARMSDEVLKIITTQTAPKGGGEMALGDGRRLLGAYADVRDLDWVVYVQQPVEYAYQTAAEMKNQIFRVLVWVVLFTILLSLAVAGHITQPIRLLREAAARLGRGQFEDLPEMTTTNDEIGDLAQTFLAMSESLKEKTGELIHAKQELEKFTKFLEKRVEARTRELKAAQDELIKKERLAAIGQMASVVGHEIRNPLAVINNSIYFIKTKLGTAPAGTDPKIDKHIRIIESEIKQANGIINEILTYSRTRELKPERVLLNAWLEELLSVYPFPPHIALDKQFDPANPLVDIDTTEVQQAIRNLMNNGIEVMPQKGTVSLHTRMAADGKSVAILIGDTGPGIPADVLDKIFAPFFTTKARGTGLGLAVVRKVLDRHNGGVEVESVVGQGTVFKLTLPVAQPGTPPPSGAPAGAAGPQHMS; this comes from the coding sequence ATGCCGCCTCCTGCGCGCCGCGGCAAGCTCGCCTACAAGATCCTCTTCTGGTTCCTGCTCATCTCCCTGGCGCCCATGGGGGTGGTGGGCTATCACCTCGTCGGCATCTCCCAGGCCTCCCTGCGCAAGGAGACCTTGGCCATGCAGGAGTCGCTGGCCGTGGGCTTCGCCGACACGGTCTACAAATACGTGACCACCTTCCGCAACGTCCTGGCCGAGACCGCCGGCATCGACGAGTTCGCTTCCATGAACCCCGTCAAGCAGCAGCAGTACCTCAACCGGATCATGCAGGTGCACCTCGCCGTCCTGGAGCTCTCCGTCAGCAGCACCCTGGGCGTGGAGCAGATGCGCACGGGCCGGTTCCTGGGCTCCGCGCCGGAGATGCGCAGCTTCGAGGGCGAGGAGTTCTTCGTGGAGGCCATGCGCCGGGGGCAGTACATCGGCAAGCTCGAGCGCTTCCAGGGGCTCTATCCCACGGCGACCATCGCCGTGGCCGTCATCGATCAGAAGGCGCAGCCGGCCAAGGCCGTGGGGGTGCTGATGGCGCGGGTCAGCCTCAACGGCCTTTCCTCGATGCTGGGCATGGAGTTCCCGGCCACGGGGAAATCCGCCGCGGCCGTGGTGGACAAGCGCGACGGCTTCCTCATCGCGCATTCGAGCCCCAAGGAGGTCTTCAAGCCCGACGCGCGCATGAGCGACGAGGTCCTCAAGATCATCACCACCCAGACCGCCCCCAAGGGCGGCGGCGAGATGGCCCTGGGCGACGGCCGGCGCCTGCTGGGGGCCTACGCCGACGTGCGCGACCTGGACTGGGTCGTCTACGTGCAGCAGCCGGTGGAATACGCCTATCAGACCGCGGCGGAGATGAAGAACCAGATCTTCCGGGTCTTGGTCTGGGTGGTGCTCTTCACGATCTTGCTCTCCTTGGCCGTGGCCGGCCACATCACCCAGCCCATCCGCCTCCTGCGCGAGGCCGCGGCTCGGCTGGGCCGGGGGCAGTTCGAGGACCTGCCCGAGATGACGACCACCAACGACGAGATCGGAGACCTCGCCCAGACCTTCCTGGCCATGAGCGAGTCCTTGAAGGAGAAGACGGGGGAACTCATCCACGCCAAGCAGGAGCTGGAGAAGTTCACCAAGTTCCTGGAGAAGCGCGTCGAGGCGCGAACCCGGGAGCTCAAGGCGGCCCAGGATGAGCTCATCAAGAAGGAGCGGCTGGCCGCGATAGGGCAGATGGCTTCCGTCGTCGGCCATGAGATCCGCAACCCGCTGGCGGTCATCAACAACTCCATCTACTTCATCAAGACCAAGCTCGGGACCGCGCCGGCGGGGACCGACCCCAAGATCGACAAACACATCCGGATCATCGAGTCGGAGATCAAGCAGGCCAACGGCATCATCAACGAGATCCTGACCTACTCCCGCACGCGCGAGCTCAAGCCCGAGCGGGTCCTCCTCAACGCCTGGCTCGAGGAGCTCCTCTCCGTCTACCCCTTCCCGCCGCACATCGCTTTGGACAAGCAGTTCGACCCCGCCAACCCCCTGGTGGACATCGACACCACCGAGGTGCAGCAGGCCATCCGCAACTTGATGAACAACGGCATCGAGGTCATGCCCCAGAAGGGCACGGTCAGCCTGCACACGCGCATGGCGGCAGACGGCAAATCGGTCGCGATCCTCATCGGCGACACGGGCCCCGGCATACCGGCGGACGTGCTGGACAAGATCTTCGCCCCCTTCTTCACCACCAAGGCGCGCGGCACCGGCCTGGGCTTGGCCGTCGTGCGCAAGGTCCTGGACCGCCACAACGGGGGCGTGGAGGTCGAGTCCGTGGTCGGCCAGGGCACGGTCTTCAAGCTCACCCTCCCGGTGGCGCAGCCGGGCACGCCGCCGCCCAGCGGGGCTCCCGCAGGCGCGGCGGGCCCCCAACACATGTCCTAA
- a CDS encoding response regulator transcription factor, with protein MAKLLIIDDDAHLRESLAEVLELEGFECTQAGAAHSGIEAAKKVDPDVVIMDIQLPDSSGFQICQTLRKRSRQTILIMMTGRFLSSEEKKQGFELGADEYITKPFDLAELSIRIKQLLSRRTPGG; from the coding sequence ATGGCCAAGCTGCTCATCATCGACGACGACGCGCACCTGCGCGAGAGCCTCGCCGAGGTCCTGGAGCTGGAGGGATTCGAATGCACCCAGGCGGGCGCGGCCCACTCCGGCATCGAGGCGGCCAAGAAGGTCGATCCTGACGTCGTCATCATGGATATCCAGCTGCCGGACTCCAGCGGCTTCCAGATCTGCCAGACCCTGCGCAAGCGCTCGCGCCAGACCATCCTCATCATGATGACCGGACGCTTCCTTTCCTCTGAGGAGAAGAAGCAGGGCTTCGAACTGGGCGCCGACGAGTACATCACCAAGCCCTTCGACTTGGCCGAGCTGTCCATCCGCATCAAGCAGCTCCTGTCGCGCCGGACGCCTGGCGGTTGA
- a CDS encoding response regulator transcription factor — protein MRVNVVYASREPNRAAVILEAMAANGLSVTVAQKSKELLGLLANRSCELLLIGERLVDEDGVSMVKTLRSRGPTKQLPIIALVEHADAPASTPAAVVRPAYASYFTKSQPSPAIAAPGTRGASLRLEFFQAGADECLSQNWDAAECVARIKAVLRRTQVNASEEIIKMGPIELNLTSYTLHVSGKRVALTSKELDLLYVFLSSSNRVLSRPYLIERVWGYNYFGSPRTVDVHVRRLREKLGSAARFITTIPCVGYKLVPPGTELRR, from the coding sequence ATGCGGGTGAACGTCGTCTACGCGTCGCGCGAGCCCAACCGGGCCGCGGTCATCCTGGAGGCTATGGCGGCCAACGGCCTCTCCGTGACCGTGGCCCAGAAGTCCAAGGAGCTCCTGGGCCTGCTGGCCAACCGCAGCTGCGAGCTCCTCCTCATCGGGGAGCGCTTGGTCGACGAGGACGGCGTGTCCATGGTCAAGACCCTGCGCTCCCGCGGGCCGACGAAGCAGCTCCCCATCATCGCGCTGGTGGAGCACGCCGACGCCCCCGCATCCACGCCGGCTGCGGTGGTCCGGCCCGCCTACGCCAGCTATTTCACCAAGTCCCAGCCTTCCCCGGCCATCGCGGCCCCGGGCACCCGCGGCGCCTCCCTGCGCCTGGAGTTCTTCCAGGCCGGGGCCGACGAGTGCCTGTCCCAGAACTGGGACGCGGCGGAGTGCGTGGCTCGCATCAAGGCCGTGCTGCGGCGCACCCAGGTCAACGCCTCGGAAGAGATCATCAAGATGGGCCCCATCGAGCTCAACCTGACGAGCTACACCCTGCACGTCTCGGGCAAGCGCGTGGCGCTGACATCGAAGGAGCTCGACCTGCTCTACGTCTTCTTGAGCTCGTCGAACCGGGTGCTCTCGCGCCCTTACCTGATCGAGCGCGTCTGGGGCTACAACTACTTCGGTTCGCCGCGCACGGTGGACGTTCACGTCCGCCGGCTGCGCGAGAAGCTGGGATCGGCCGCGCGCTTCATCACCACCATCCCCTGCGTCGGCTACAAGCTGGTCCCGCCGGGCACGGAACTGCGGAGGTAA
- a CDS encoding tetratricopeptide repeat protein produces MHGQLLLWLGLAAASWGQDLPRVKDADGLFLDMAKLNLGTITSEEDKKKYIYTIQLEKARMMRKTLGGVYDNAFDLYRKGDFNGARDLTSKILAIDPAYEDASILQRATIELNGSPKPYASEQKLIEDRFEEGMALYRQGRLVEATGRWEEAVKLAPSNLKARWWLKKARSEMADDHFRRGQKAYRQHRLRECLDQWYAALVLNPRYPRLVPAIAKVEAETREADANEKLQTALNLYSQGLIDESIKMLDEVLALGPGNAKAQKLQAEIRSEMASQHLVAGRKLYESRKYDEAQGEWKKAVGYGYDTRAADQLIARAKEQVRREDAARKRAADIAKLKADEEKQRAAEVAKVEAEAKAKAEADAKAAATNISASTGTAKTDVTQTAAALGTSEENKRQSQQYYLSGIIYYDKGDFEKARNEWTHALQLDPANPDAKAGLERINNLYGSPQ; encoded by the coding sequence ATGCACGGGCAACTCCTGTTGTGGCTCGGGCTCGCGGCGGCTTCCTGGGGGCAGGACCTCCCCCGGGTCAAGGACGCCGACGGGCTCTTTCTGGACATGGCCAAGCTCAATCTGGGCACCATCACCTCGGAGGAGGACAAGAAGAAGTACATCTACACCATCCAGCTGGAGAAGGCGCGCATGATGCGCAAGACCCTGGGCGGGGTCTACGACAACGCCTTCGACCTCTATCGGAAGGGCGACTTCAACGGGGCGCGGGATCTCACCTCCAAGATCCTGGCCATCGACCCGGCCTACGAGGACGCCTCGATCCTGCAGCGCGCCACCATAGAGCTCAACGGCTCGCCCAAGCCGTACGCCTCGGAGCAAAAGCTCATCGAGGACCGCTTCGAGGAGGGGATGGCGCTCTACCGCCAGGGGCGCCTGGTGGAGGCGACCGGGCGCTGGGAGGAGGCGGTCAAGCTCGCGCCCAGCAACCTCAAGGCCCGCTGGTGGCTCAAGAAGGCCCGCAGCGAGATGGCGGACGACCATTTCCGGCGCGGGCAGAAGGCCTACCGGCAGCACCGTCTGCGCGAGTGCCTGGACCAGTGGTACGCGGCCCTGGTCCTCAACCCGCGCTACCCGCGCCTGGTCCCGGCGATCGCCAAGGTGGAGGCCGAGACCCGCGAGGCCGACGCCAACGAGAAGCTCCAGACCGCGCTCAACCTTTACAGCCAGGGCCTCATCGACGAGTCCATCAAGATGCTCGACGAGGTGCTGGCCCTGGGACCGGGCAACGCCAAGGCGCAGAAGCTGCAGGCCGAGATCCGCTCCGAGATGGCCAGCCAGCACCTGGTGGCGGGCCGCAAGCTCTACGAGTCGCGCAAATACGACGAGGCTCAGGGGGAATGGAAGAAGGCGGTCGGCTACGGCTACGACACCAGGGCGGCCGACCAACTGATCGCCCGGGCCAAAGAGCAGGTCCGTCGCGAGGACGCCGCCCGCAAGCGCGCCGCGGACATCGCCAAGCTGAAAGCTGATGAGGAGAAGCAGCGGGCCGCGGAAGTCGCCAAGGTGGAGGCCGAGGCCAAGGCCAAGGCGGAAGCCGACGCCAAGGCCGCGGCCACCAACATCTCGGCGAGCACCGGCACCGCCAAGACCGATGTCACGCAGACGGCCGCGGCGCTCGGGACCAGCGAGGAGAACAAGCGCCAGTCTCAGCAATATTACCTCTCCGGCATCATCTATTACGACAAGGGCGACTTCGAGAAAGCGCGCAACGAGTGGACGCACGCCCTGCAGCTCGACCCGGCCAACCCCGACGCCAAGGCTGGCCTGGAACGCATCAACAACCTCTACGGCAGCCCCCAATGA
- a CDS encoding type II secretion system F family protein: MSDTLLSGQFVHFLLLVVGVLGSVAAYTSIHRLLAPPPDVDKSDLALLAKKDLGMSSAFSGLNPQGGLLDRIDLFLLRTFHLDVKLEEMHMMMGRPNKPSPLDMLHLKEMLAAGLTGFIYFMTGSPILGIFGLVGFFIPDSLFNGKIKARQTEIMRNFPTFVDLTALTIEAGLDYMTAIDRILKNAKAKTELEVELGKMINEISLGYSRRDALKRLAMRTGVQEIRSFVGLIIQSDELGTSLVELLRNYATDMRFRRLNKAEKLAAQASTKMLIPLFIFIFPTVFILMLAPMMKSLISGGLGF; the protein is encoded by the coding sequence ATGAGCGACACCCTGCTGAGCGGCCAGTTCGTGCATTTCCTGCTCCTGGTGGTGGGGGTGCTGGGGTCGGTGGCCGCCTACACCTCCATCCATCGGCTGCTGGCCCCGCCGCCCGATGTGGACAAGTCCGACCTGGCCCTGCTGGCCAAGAAGGACCTGGGCATGAGCTCGGCCTTCTCGGGCCTCAACCCGCAAGGCGGCCTGCTCGACCGCATCGACCTCTTCCTGCTCAGGACCTTCCACCTCGACGTCAAGCTCGAGGAGATGCACATGATGATGGGCAGGCCCAACAAGCCCTCTCCCCTGGATATGCTGCATCTCAAGGAGATGCTGGCCGCCGGACTGACCGGCTTCATCTACTTCATGACCGGCTCGCCGATCCTGGGGATCTTCGGCCTGGTCGGCTTCTTCATCCCCGACTCCCTGTTCAACGGAAAGATCAAGGCCCGGCAGACCGAGATCATGCGCAACTTCCCGACCTTCGTGGACTTGACCGCGCTCACCATCGAGGCCGGCCTGGACTACATGACCGCCATCGACCGCATCCTCAAGAACGCCAAGGCCAAGACCGAGCTCGAAGTCGAGCTGGGCAAGATGATCAACGAGATCTCGCTGGGCTACTCCCGCCGCGACGCCCTCAAGCGCCTGGCCATGCGCACGGGCGTGCAGGAGATCCGCTCTTTCGTGGGGCTCATCATCCAATCCGACGAACTGGGCACCAGCCTGGTGGAGCTCCTGCGCAACTACGCCACGGACATGCGCTTCCGCCGGCTCAACAAGGCCGAGAAGCTCGCGGCCCAGGCCTCCACCAAGATGCTCATCCCGCTCTTCATCTTCATCTTCCCCACGGTGTTCATCCTGATGCTGGCGCCGATGATGAAGTCGCTCATCTCGGGAGGCCTGGGATTCTGA
- a CDS encoding type II secretion system F family protein, which yields MRAWLGIILWLMAAPAGAQIFSPAEVKFLVDKTDGAEAKSQIIYHYFKKDRDPGLPVPSWIDSTLDAMLKRPVWQDPEEGVINEAQLWQAPVSVLYEFFELTRKTFLPSDGGQLLQPGALIRDYADNRIRFQMSLDRLYRAHLGSSLGGRGRAVMADFDLILKEMDSVIDALTSSDADRYREAVLAVGGLTDNAFRVLNRMPRGYAPPEPPGDRKTALALATLFKLGGIALFFAAFWFVGSLNEPRIAKYVADYKVKAKEWAHDYERQFITIKVNYLVGGPAALGVLIGLLTFDPFGFLIFTGFGVYGGLILPGWLLRNIRWRRGMKCEAQLMDAMILMSNGLKSGIDLVQCLELVHRDLQPPISEEFGLCIKNYQLGTSLEKALEGVEERVQSRLLSYMIKAVVIQRQVGGNLTKIFDRIVENIREETKLIEKTAAMTAQQRIQAIVVGVMPWVMFFIMFAFQPGPMKDFYFTPLGVCVLMFCTMWIAIGMKIVNKLGDVQV from the coding sequence ATGAGAGCCTGGCTCGGGATCATCCTGTGGCTCATGGCCGCGCCCGCGGGCGCGCAGATCTTCTCGCCCGCGGAGGTCAAGTTCCTGGTGGACAAGACCGACGGGGCCGAGGCCAAGAGCCAGATCATCTATCACTATTTCAAGAAGGACCGCGACCCCGGCCTGCCGGTGCCCTCCTGGATCGACTCGACCCTCGATGCCATGCTCAAGAGGCCGGTCTGGCAGGACCCGGAGGAGGGGGTCATCAACGAGGCCCAGCTCTGGCAGGCCCCGGTCTCGGTGCTCTACGAGTTCTTCGAGCTCACCCGCAAGACCTTCCTGCCCTCCGACGGCGGCCAGCTGCTCCAGCCCGGGGCCCTCATCCGCGACTACGCCGACAACCGCATCCGGTTCCAGATGTCCTTGGACCGCCTCTACCGCGCGCATCTGGGCAGCTCTCTGGGCGGCCGCGGCCGGGCGGTGATGGCCGATTTCGACCTCATCCTCAAGGAGATGGACAGCGTCATAGACGCGTTGACTTCGTCGGACGCCGACCGCTACCGGGAAGCGGTCCTGGCCGTCGGGGGCCTGACCGACAACGCCTTCCGCGTGCTCAACCGCATGCCGCGGGGCTACGCGCCTCCGGAGCCCCCGGGGGACCGCAAGACCGCGCTGGCGCTGGCCACGCTCTTCAAGCTGGGCGGCATCGCCCTGTTCTTCGCGGCCTTCTGGTTCGTGGGCTCGCTCAACGAGCCGCGCATCGCCAAGTACGTCGCGGATTACAAGGTCAAGGCCAAGGAGTGGGCGCATGACTACGAACGCCAGTTCATCACCATCAAGGTCAACTATCTGGTGGGGGGGCCGGCGGCCCTGGGCGTCCTCATCGGCCTGCTGACCTTCGATCCTTTCGGCTTCCTGATCTTCACCGGGTTCGGCGTATACGGGGGGCTCATCCTTCCCGGCTGGCTGCTGCGCAACATCCGCTGGCGGCGGGGCATGAAGTGCGAGGCCCAGCTCATGGACGCCATGATCCTGATGTCCAACGGCCTCAAATCCGGCATCGACCTCGTGCAATGCCTCGAATTGGTGCACCGGGACCTGCAGCCGCCCATCTCCGAGGAGTTCGGGCTCTGCATCAAGAACTACCAACTGGGCACCAGCCTGGAGAAGGCGCTGGAGGGCGTCGAGGAGCGCGTGCAGAGTCGGCTGCTCTCCTACATGATCAAGGCCGTGGTCATCCAGCGCCAGGTCGGGGGCAACCTCACCAAGATCTTCGACCGCATCGTGGAGAACATCCGCGAGGAGACCAAGCTCATCGAGAAGACCGCGGCCATGACCGCGCAGCAGCGCATCCAGGCCATCGTGGTGGGGGTCATGCCCTGGGTCATGTTCTTCATCATGTTCGCCTTCCAGCCGGGCCCGATGAAGGATTTCTACTTCACGCCGCTGGGGGTCTGCGTGCTCATGTTCTGCACGATGTGGATCGCCATCGGCATGAAGATCGTCAATAAGCTGGGGGATGTCCAGGTATGA